A window from Micromonospora profundi encodes these proteins:
- a CDS encoding lipopolysaccharide biosynthesis protein: MTDAAPASWSTDGPPTNAARSVTLTDLLRVPMHRIRLVLAVALVGLLAALGFVLLVPAAVTANAVVAVRPVVTDAFTPSGANADRAVNMNVESRIATGTEVVQRLASAIGGDPREIRDALEVEVPTGGQILRFSYSSPDAQRAVRGANLAAQAYLDVRRAMYEQQRAEMLRSYDASITKVAAQQTAVQKRVSAAKDSAASDAALAELAGINNQLTQLNSSRTEIAAVDVNPGWVTQTAERALATSAGNRLLFLVAGLFGGALLGIVLSYAWEATDRRVRSVADGRDATGLPLLGTVRRPGFRGSPRAADADIRYVAMAVAERVRQPARVALVTAREDATALTAGLAVALAVDGREVFVADDSGRTDRLRAAVLADRGRLPIDPSRPHVPKPRPAGSTPAAAATPATPAPRRPSPHPPGARPSTDPDATLTLPRVTSALTDSSRPATPDEVSVGVGTVRFGTWRQGADHGLVLYNAPPGESDERGVAVARQGNAVVVVERDRTRQSDLRRLVERLRAAGVTPLGFVLTRNGRA; encoded by the coding sequence ATGACTGACGCCGCACCCGCCTCCTGGTCGACCGACGGCCCGCCCACGAACGCCGCCCGTTCGGTCACACTGACCGACCTGCTGCGGGTGCCGATGCACCGGATCCGCCTGGTGCTCGCTGTCGCACTTGTCGGCCTGCTCGCCGCGCTCGGCTTCGTGCTGCTGGTGCCGGCGGCCGTCACCGCGAACGCGGTGGTGGCGGTCCGGCCCGTGGTCACCGACGCGTTCACCCCCAGCGGTGCGAACGCCGACCGCGCGGTCAACATGAACGTGGAGAGCCGCATCGCCACCGGCACCGAGGTGGTCCAACGCCTCGCCAGCGCCATCGGCGGCGACCCCCGCGAGATCCGCGACGCACTCGAGGTCGAGGTCCCCACCGGCGGGCAGATCCTGCGCTTCAGCTACTCGTCGCCGGACGCGCAGCGGGCGGTGCGGGGCGCCAACCTCGCCGCACAGGCGTACCTCGACGTGCGACGCGCCATGTACGAGCAGCAGCGCGCCGAGATGCTGCGCTCCTACGACGCCAGCATCACAAAGGTCGCCGCCCAGCAGACCGCCGTGCAGAAGCGCGTGAGCGCCGCCAAGGACTCCGCCGCCAGCGACGCCGCACTCGCCGAACTGGCCGGGATCAACAACCAGCTCACCCAGCTCAACTCCTCCCGGACCGAGATCGCGGCCGTCGACGTCAACCCCGGCTGGGTCACGCAGACCGCCGAGCGGGCGCTTGCCACCTCCGCCGGAAACCGGCTGCTCTTCCTGGTCGCCGGCCTGTTCGGCGGCGCGCTGCTCGGCATCGTGCTGTCCTACGCCTGGGAGGCGACCGACCGGCGGGTCCGCTCGGTCGCCGACGGCCGGGACGCCACAGGCCTGCCGCTGCTCGGCACGGTCCGCCGGCCGGGCTTCCGGGGCAGTCCCCGAGCCGCCGACGCGGACATCCGGTACGTGGCGATGGCCGTCGCCGAGCGGGTCCGCCAACCTGCCCGGGTGGCGCTCGTGACCGCCCGCGAGGACGCCACAGCGCTCACCGCCGGGCTCGCCGTCGCGCTCGCCGTCGACGGTCGGGAGGTCTTCGTCGCCGACGACAGCGGGCGGACCGACCGCCTGCGCGCCGCCGTACTCGCCGACCGGGGGCGGCTGCCCATCGACCCGTCCCGGCCGCACGTGCCCAAGCCCCGTCCGGCTGGCAGCACACCCGCCGCTGCCGCCACCCCGGCGACCCCCGCCCCCCGACGACCCTCCCCGCACCCGCCCGGCGCACGCCCGTCCACCGACCCGGACGCCACCCTGACGCTGCCCCGCGTCACCTCGGCCCTTACCGACAGCAGCCGGCCGGCCACACCGGACGAGGTTTCCGTGGGCGTGGGCACCGTCCGGTTCGGCACCTGGCGGCAGGGCGCCGACCACGGGCTCGTGCTGTACAACGCCCCACCGGGGGAGTCCGACGAACGCGGCGTCGCTGTCGCCCGGCAGGGCAACGCGGTGGTGGTCGTCGAGCGGGACCGCACCCGGCAGAGCGACCTGCGACGACTTGTGGAGCGGCTGCGCGCCGCCGGCGTCACCCCGCTGGGCTTCGTGCTCACGCGCAACGGCCGGGCCTGA
- a CDS encoding glycosyltransferase, translating into MNGEAGTAPRPYAAGTSEPARLPRQRDTRPTAQTRLLVAVGTDKHRFDRLVDWLAQWHAKVDRPVTLTVQHGHTEAPQLPGAVPFLGHDDLQRAMADADLVVCHGGPATILEARRHGHLPIVVPRDPVHGEHVDDHQQLFARRLGAAGLVALCETREALHDALDAGHADPSRYAVAADPDAHEARRAAVARVGQIVEDLVARSTRRRPRWRTWPRSGRGTEEIR; encoded by the coding sequence GTGAACGGGGAGGCCGGCACCGCACCGCGCCCGTACGCGGCAGGCACCTCGGAGCCGGCCCGGCTGCCCCGCCAGCGCGACACCAGGCCGACCGCGCAGACCCGACTGCTCGTCGCGGTCGGCACCGACAAGCACCGCTTCGACCGGCTCGTCGACTGGCTGGCCCAGTGGCACGCCAAGGTCGATCGGCCGGTCACGCTTACCGTGCAGCACGGGCACACCGAGGCGCCGCAGCTGCCCGGTGCGGTGCCGTTCCTCGGCCACGACGACCTGCAACGGGCGATGGCCGACGCCGACCTGGTGGTCTGCCACGGCGGCCCGGCGACGATCCTGGAGGCCCGCAGGCACGGCCACCTGCCCATCGTGGTGCCCCGCGACCCAGTGCACGGCGAGCACGTCGACGACCACCAGCAGCTCTTCGCCCGCAGGCTCGGTGCGGCCGGCCTGGTGGCGCTCTGCGAGACCCGGGAGGCGCTGCACGACGCGCTCGACGCCGGACACGCCGACCCGTCCCGCTACGCGGTGGCCGCCGACCCGGACGCGCACGAGGCGCGCCGGGCGGCGGTGGCCAGGGTCGGACAGATCGTGGAGGACCTGGTGGCCCGGTCGACCCGGCGCCGCCCCCGCTGGCGGACCTGGCCGCGTTCCGGCCGGGGTACGGAGGAGATTCGATGA
- a CDS encoding lipopolysaccharide biosynthesis protein, with protein MTAATRGAAGTDTSNPSDAGAAETRRSARSGVAGLLGAATSGLFGFVLAVVITRAYGTAGSGAFFAAIGVVTVATAVCTLGAETGLMWALPRRRIGRQGDAARMLPVALLPPLLVGLLVAVVGVLAADALAPRLLQGSGDDGRALLTVTFAAVPVVVAMTLLLATLRCVRPIRAYVGVQFLLLPVARPALVGAAALAGGGLLAGMTGWLVPAALALLVCLTLVAGPLGLGRGAALRSNRADWSTFWRFALPRAASAAIDAGSMWVGVLLTSVLAGPADAGVFGAVGRYVLAGQLAMQGLRVAVSPQLSRLLGRGERAAAAAVHRQLTIWGLVLSWPVYLLLAVFALAFLQLFGPEFTAGVPAMTVLALAMLVNTGVGNVQSLLLMGGRSGLHLVSTLAGLTMTVTLGFLLIPGHGATGAALAWAAGIATENLSAAGFARSVVREPLFDGATLRAAAATVAGVGLASGVGVLVGGRGLPGVAVALGVLLAGCVGLLTLPRVRAGIRVTMRQIRGRDDAATAAGATPASTKGR; from the coding sequence ATGACCGCCGCCACCCGGGGCGCGGCCGGCACCGACACCAGCAACCCGTCCGACGCCGGTGCGGCGGAGACCCGGCGCAGCGCGCGTAGCGGCGTGGCCGGGCTGCTCGGCGCCGCGACAAGCGGACTGTTCGGCTTCGTACTGGCAGTGGTCATCACCCGGGCGTACGGCACGGCAGGCTCGGGTGCGTTCTTCGCGGCGATCGGTGTCGTCACAGTGGCCACCGCGGTCTGCACGCTCGGTGCCGAGACCGGCCTCATGTGGGCCCTGCCCCGGCGTCGGATCGGCCGCCAGGGGGACGCCGCCCGGATGCTCCCGGTGGCGCTGCTCCCGCCGCTGCTGGTCGGACTCCTGGTCGCCGTTGTCGGTGTGCTTGCCGCCGACGCGCTCGCACCCCGGCTGCTCCAGGGCTCCGGCGACGACGGCCGGGCGCTGCTCACCGTCACCTTCGCGGCGGTGCCGGTGGTGGTGGCGATGACCCTGCTGCTGGCCACCCTGCGCTGCGTGCGACCCATCCGCGCGTACGTCGGAGTGCAGTTCCTGCTGCTGCCGGTGGCCCGCCCGGCGCTGGTGGGCGCCGCCGCGCTGGCCGGCGGCGGCCTGCTCGCGGGCATGACCGGCTGGCTGGTGCCGGCGGCGCTGGCGCTGCTGGTCTGCCTCACCCTGGTGGCCGGCCCGCTCGGGCTGGGTCGGGGCGCGGCGTTGCGGTCCAACCGCGCCGACTGGTCGACGTTCTGGCGCTTCGCGCTGCCCCGGGCCGCCTCGGCGGCCATCGACGCGGGCAGCATGTGGGTGGGCGTGCTGCTGACCTCGGTGCTGGCCGGGCCGGCGGACGCCGGCGTGTTCGGCGCGGTCGGCAGGTACGTGCTGGCCGGTCAACTGGCCATGCAGGGGCTCCGGGTGGCAGTGTCGCCGCAGTTGTCCCGGCTGCTCGGGCGGGGCGAGCGGGCCGCCGCGGCGGCCGTGCACCGGCAGTTGACCATCTGGGGTCTGGTGCTGTCCTGGCCGGTGTACCTGCTGCTGGCGGTGTTCGCGCTGGCCTTCCTGCAACTGTTCGGCCCGGAGTTCACCGCCGGGGTGCCGGCGATGACGGTGCTCGCGCTGGCGATGCTCGTGAACACGGGCGTGGGCAACGTGCAGAGCCTGCTGCTGATGGGTGGGCGCAGCGGGCTGCACCTGGTGTCCACCCTGGCCGGGCTGACAATGACCGTCACGTTGGGGTTCCTGCTGATCCCGGGGCACGGTGCGACAGGCGCGGCTCTGGCCTGGGCCGCCGGCATCGCCACCGAGAACCTCAGCGCGGCCGGCTTCGCCCGGTCGGTGGTCCGGGAACCGCTGTTCGACGGTGCGACGCTGCGCGCGGCGGCGGCCACTGTCGCCGGCGTGGGCCTGGCGTCCGGCGTCGGCGTGCTGGTCGGCGGGCGCGGCCTGCCCGGCGTCGCGGTGGCGTTGGGAGTTCTGCTCGCCGGCTGCGTCGGCTTGTTGACGTTGCCCCGGGTGCGCGCCGGCATTCGAGTGACCATGAGGCAGATCCGTGGGCGGGACGACGCGGCCACTGCCGCCGGGGCGACCCCGGCATCGACGAAAGGTAGGTGA
- a CDS encoding O-antigen ligase family protein, producing MPPPGGAPSAGAPIPPTPPPAQLPLWPLAVMFGLVPLWWLLGAFYLGWPLLGALLLALLFTRGRVPLPPAAGIWLLFLAIVVVSATQLTSPASLLTFTLRLAFYLTALVVGVYVYAAARERADLVPVLIPLCAFWFALVVLGWLGVLVPRLEMTTPLEVLLPGGVAGTPFIQDMVHLTTAEYSVRSLNPIYRPAAPFAYTNNYGSAYAMTLPCVVAFTMLCRRGVLRWALLVSLPLSLAPAFLTLNRAMFLSLGAGLAVLGVRASLRGNVRVAASIVGVVVIGALTTLVIPITDLISQRVDSSDTNTDRLSLYSEVIRRVQESPWLGYGAPVNVDTVSAAAPIGTQGQLWMVLFSHGVPALICFLAWFVAAAVICARATSPAGQWLAAVPVVCLVQIPFYGMANQNLAVAFFAVAFAMALAERERLTRSDGSQPQAARRTAVPA from the coding sequence GTGCCGCCGCCCGGAGGCGCCCCCTCCGCAGGCGCGCCCATCCCGCCGACCCCGCCCCCCGCCCAGCTGCCGCTGTGGCCGCTTGCCGTGATGTTCGGCCTGGTACCGCTCTGGTGGCTGCTCGGGGCGTTCTACCTCGGCTGGCCGTTGCTGGGCGCGCTGCTGCTCGCGCTGCTGTTCACCCGGGGACGGGTGCCGCTGCCGCCGGCCGCCGGCATCTGGCTGCTGTTCCTCGCCATCGTGGTGGTGAGCGCCACCCAACTGACGTCACCGGCCTCGCTGTTGACGTTCACCCTGCGGCTCGCCTTCTATCTGACCGCGCTCGTGGTCGGCGTCTACGTCTACGCCGCCGCCCGGGAACGCGCCGACCTGGTGCCGGTGCTCATCCCGCTCTGTGCGTTCTGGTTCGCGCTCGTGGTGCTGGGCTGGCTGGGGGTGCTGGTGCCCCGGCTGGAGATGACCACCCCGCTGGAAGTGCTGCTGCCCGGCGGGGTCGCCGGCACCCCGTTCATCCAGGACATGGTGCACCTCACCACAGCCGAATACAGCGTTCGCTCGCTCAACCCGATCTACCGACCGGCCGCGCCGTTCGCGTACACCAACAACTACGGCAGCGCGTACGCCATGACCCTGCCCTGCGTGGTGGCGTTCACCATGCTGTGCCGGCGGGGAGTGCTGCGGTGGGCGCTGCTGGTGTCGCTGCCGCTGTCGCTCGCGCCGGCGTTCCTCACCCTCAACCGGGCCATGTTCCTCAGCCTCGGCGCCGGGCTGGCGGTGCTCGGGGTGCGGGCCAGCCTGCGCGGCAACGTCCGGGTCGCCGCGTCCATCGTCGGCGTGGTGGTGATCGGCGCGCTCACCACGCTTGTCATCCCGATCACCGACCTGATCAGCCAGCGGGTCGACTCCAGCGACACCAACACCGACAGGCTCTCGCTCTACAGCGAGGTGATCCGCCGCGTGCAGGAGTCGCCGTGGCTGGGCTACGGCGCTCCGGTGAACGTCGACACCGTCTCCGCCGCCGCGCCGATCGGCACCCAGGGGCAGTTGTGGATGGTGCTGTTCAGTCACGGCGTACCCGCGCTGATCTGTTTCCTGGCCTGGTTCGTCGCCGCCGCGGTGATCTGCGCGCGGGCGACCTCGCCGGCCGGTCAGTGGCTGGCCGCGGTGCCAGTGGTCTGCCTGGTGCAGATCCCGTTCTACGGCATGGCAAACCAGAATCTGGCAGTCGCGTTCTTCGCTGTCGCCTTCGCGATGGCGCTCGCCGAACGGGAACGGCTCACCCGGTCGGACGGGTCGCAACCGCAGGCCGCCCGGCGTACGGCGGTGCCGGCATGA
- a CDS encoding glycosyl hydrolase, with translation MTRHGLHRITRFRSGPRRKAIALGVVGGAVVAGLVATMMPLLASDELSIRATADTTATAVTQDGDNAVKSTLATCPVRCDGNPRGGREAVVEFAVTNVPAAAVNVRATLRMHTWQQFAATVTAHASTLSAREARPTPTSAGTALSTVTGVAKGVNEWDVSTLVTGNGTWTVSLAQTGLDTRIYWASVENRNPDLRPSLTITYDIGTAPSSAPTTRPAPAPSPSAPPTTTAPKPSPTVAPTRTPTATASAELPSGKCGSVSDKLVPSCGAWWGMYSPAGASGGWDHGKAITDVEAQVGRKFDIVHRYHDFSNAGSNGAFPDAYEQQQMREGRLMFFAWESRNFSAGTTLKWADVYSGRQDATIDAVAGRIRAAKVPVFMGFDHEPEDEPEKGSDAEFVRAWRYVHERFAKAGADNAVWVWTMMGWSGHYSRYAGLYPGDRYVDWVAYDPYNFHVCNNSTVWKSPSTTVSGFYRWLDENGIGAGKPRMLAEFGTNFNSADPGAKQRWFQDFPAALKAHPKIKAAIYFNSPGMTTRTATCDMTMNHNASALAGFSQAGKDPYLRQPTGGSR, from the coding sequence TTGACCAGGCACGGACTGCACCGCATCACCCGGTTCCGCTCCGGGCCCCGGCGCAAGGCGATCGCCCTCGGCGTGGTCGGGGGTGCCGTGGTGGCGGGCCTCGTGGCGACAATGATGCCGCTGCTGGCCAGCGACGAGCTGTCGATTCGCGCGACGGCGGACACCACTGCGACCGCTGTCACGCAGGACGGCGACAACGCCGTCAAGTCGACCCTCGCCACCTGTCCGGTGCGCTGCGACGGCAACCCGCGGGGCGGCCGGGAGGCTGTCGTCGAGTTCGCTGTGACAAACGTGCCGGCCGCCGCTGTCAACGTGCGGGCGACGCTGCGGATGCACACCTGGCAGCAGTTCGCCGCCACGGTGACGGCGCACGCCTCGACGTTGAGCGCCCGCGAGGCGCGGCCGACTCCGACGTCGGCCGGCACCGCGCTGTCCACCGTGACCGGGGTCGCCAAGGGCGTCAACGAGTGGGATGTGTCCACGCTGGTCACCGGCAACGGCACCTGGACGGTGTCGCTCGCCCAGACCGGCCTGGACACCCGCATCTACTGGGCGTCGGTGGAGAACCGCAACCCGGACCTGCGGCCCAGCCTGACGATCACCTATGACATCGGCACCGCGCCCTCGTCCGCGCCGACCACCCGCCCCGCCCCGGCGCCGTCGCCGAGCGCACCGCCGACCACCACCGCGCCCAAGCCGTCGCCGACAGTCGCGCCGACCCGGACGCCGACCGCTACGGCGAGCGCGGAACTCCCGTCCGGCAAGTGCGGGTCGGTGTCGGACAAGCTCGTACCGTCCTGCGGCGCCTGGTGGGGCATGTACTCACCCGCCGGTGCGTCCGGCGGCTGGGACCACGGCAAGGCGATCACCGACGTGGAGGCGCAGGTCGGCCGCAAGTTCGACATCGTGCACCGCTACCACGACTTCTCCAACGCCGGCAGCAACGGTGCCTTCCCCGACGCGTACGAGCAGCAGCAGATGCGCGAGGGCCGGCTGATGTTCTTCGCCTGGGAGTCCCGCAACTTCTCCGCCGGCACGACGCTGAAGTGGGCCGACGTCTACAGCGGTCGGCAGGACGCGACGATCGACGCGGTCGCCGGCCGCATCCGGGCCGCCAAGGTGCCCGTGTTCATGGGGTTCGACCACGAGCCGGAGGACGAGCCGGAGAAGGGCAGCGACGCCGAGTTCGTCAGGGCCTGGCGGTACGTGCACGAGCGCTTCGCCAAGGCGGGTGCCGACAACGCGGTCTGGGTCTGGACGATGATGGGCTGGTCCGGGCACTACTCCCGGTACGCGGGTCTCTACCCCGGTGACCGCTACGTCGACTGGGTGGCCTACGACCCGTACAACTTCCACGTCTGCAACAACAGCACTGTGTGGAAGAGCCCGAGCACCACAGTGAGCGGCTTCTACCGCTGGCTGGACGAGAACGGGATCGGTGCCGGCAAGCCGCGGATGCTCGCCGAGTTCGGCACGAACTTCAACTCCGCCGACCCGGGCGCCAAGCAGCGCTGGTTCCAGGACTTCCCGGCCGCGCTCAAGGCACACCCGAAGATCAAGGCTGCCATCTACTTCAATTCGCCGGGCATGACCACCCGTACGGCGACCTGCGACATGACGATGAACCACAACGCCTCTGCGCTGGCCGGCTTCTCGCAGGCCGGCAAGGACCCGTACCTGCGGCAGCCCACCGGAGGGAGCCGCTGA
- a CDS encoding sulfotransferase domain-containing protein — translation MASIRDRVKQLVPTQVTTRVKESLVDYGVRTSDRRPLPDFLIIGTKRGGTTSLWNYLIQHPLVPRLFPAWNTKSAHYFEEHWGRGEAWYRSHFPTERHREALQRRHGGPVRVGEAAPLYMFHPLAAQRVAALMPTVKLIVLLRDPVERAYSHWKERRTHGIEPLDFAAALAAEPERTAGERERLIAEPESFSEAYDWYTYRARGRYLEHLEPWLERFDRSQILFLPSEDLYRDARATYGRTLDFLGLPPHDLPDFKVYNDRRSAPLDPAVRAELTEYYRPYNDALRERLGLDLDWADRAA, via the coding sequence GTGGCGTCCATCCGTGACCGGGTCAAGCAGTTGGTACCGACCCAGGTGACCACCCGGGTGAAGGAATCCCTCGTCGACTACGGGGTCCGCACCAGCGACCGACGGCCCCTGCCGGACTTCCTCATCATCGGCACCAAGCGGGGCGGCACCACCTCCCTGTGGAACTACCTCATCCAGCACCCCCTCGTGCCCCGGCTCTTTCCCGCGTGGAACACGAAGTCGGCGCACTACTTCGAGGAGCACTGGGGTCGCGGCGAGGCGTGGTACAGGTCGCACTTCCCCACCGAGCGACACCGCGAGGCGCTCCAGCGGCGGCACGGCGGGCCGGTCCGCGTCGGCGAGGCGGCCCCGCTGTACATGTTCCACCCGCTCGCCGCGCAGCGGGTGGCCGCGCTCATGCCGACGGTGAAGCTGATCGTGCTCCTGCGGGACCCGGTGGAGCGGGCGTACTCGCACTGGAAGGAACGCCGCACCCACGGCATCGAGCCGCTGGACTTCGCCGCCGCGCTGGCCGCCGAGCCGGAGCGGACGGCGGGGGAGCGGGAGCGGCTGATCGCCGAGCCGGAGTCGTTCAGCGAGGCGTACGACTGGTACACGTACCGGGCCCGGGGGCGCTACCTGGAGCACCTGGAGCCGTGGCTGGAGCGCTTCGACAGGTCGCAGATCCTCTTCCTGCCCAGCGAGGACCTGTACCGCGACGCCCGCGCCACCTACGGGCGCACACTCGACTTCCTCGGCCTGCCGCCACACGACCTGCCGGACTTCAAGGTCTACAACGACAGGCGGTCCGCACCGTTGGATCCCGCGGTACGCGCCGAGCTGACCGAGTACTACCGGCCGTACAACGACGCGCTGCGCGAGCGGCTCGGGTTGGACCTCGACTGGGCGGACCGGGCGGCGTGA
- a CDS encoding polysaccharide biosynthesis protein has translation MDANNDGGEPPVLLLVGSSGGHLAQLLALRPWYEQWRRCWVTFDTPEAVSLLAGEDLVPAHHPTTRNVPNLLRNALLAWRVLRGRRVAAVVTTGAGVAVPFVVLARLRRIPTVYIEVYDRIDTPTLTARLCRPFLSAMLVQWDEQRRQYPEATVVGTLL, from the coding sequence GTGGACGCGAACAACGACGGCGGCGAGCCGCCGGTGCTGCTGCTGGTGGGATCCAGCGGCGGGCACCTGGCGCAACTGCTCGCCCTTCGGCCCTGGTACGAACAGTGGCGGCGCTGCTGGGTCACCTTCGACACCCCGGAGGCGGTGTCGCTGCTGGCCGGCGAGGACCTGGTGCCCGCGCACCATCCGACCACCCGCAACGTGCCGAACCTGCTGCGCAACGCGCTGCTGGCCTGGCGGGTGCTACGCGGTAGGCGGGTCGCCGCCGTGGTCACCACCGGCGCCGGGGTGGCGGTGCCGTTCGTGGTGCTGGCCCGCCTGCGCCGCATCCCGACGGTCTACATCGAGGTGTACGACCGCATCGACACGCCGACGCTGACGGCCCGGCTCTGCCGCCCGTTCCTGTCCGCGATGCTCGTGCAGTGGGATGAGCAGCGCCGGCAGTACCCGGAAGCCACAGTCGTCGGGACACTTCTGTGA
- a CDS encoding acyltransferase: protein MVGAAGIRAKSAVRLVFAVKRLWYRLRYRRLTLGRDVEIRGRIRLRRGVRVTIGDRTRINKLVRFAGPGEVRVGTDCLLNATWIGTWTSVTVGDRCLLSDCELLDNDFHNLPPELRHAPPGAATRAPIVIEENVWIGAHALVMKGVRVGRDSVVGAATVVRTDVPPRVVVIGNPQQTVKKFHD from the coding sequence TTGGTCGGCGCCGCTGGCATCCGCGCGAAGAGCGCGGTGCGCCTGGTCTTCGCGGTCAAACGCCTGTGGTATCGGCTCCGCTACCGTCGGCTGACACTCGGCCGCGACGTGGAGATCCGAGGCCGGATCCGGCTGCGTCGCGGCGTACGCGTGACCATCGGCGACCGGACCCGCATCAACAAGCTGGTCCGCTTCGCCGGCCCCGGCGAGGTGCGCGTCGGCACCGACTGTCTGCTCAACGCCACCTGGATCGGCACCTGGACGTCGGTGACAGTGGGGGACCGCTGCCTGCTCTCCGATTGTGAACTTCTCGACAACGACTTCCACAACCTGCCGCCCGAGCTGCGCCACGCGCCGCCCGGCGCGGCCACGCGCGCCCCGATCGTAATCGAGGAGAATGTCTGGATCGGCGCGCACGCCCTGGTGATGAAGGGTGTCCGCGTCGGGCGGGACAGCGTCGTGGGCGCGGCGACGGTGGTCCGCACTGATGTGCCACCCCGCGTCGTCGTCATCGGCAATCCCCAACAGACGGTGAAGAAGTTCCATGACTGA